In the bacterium genome, one interval contains:
- a CDS encoding 2Fe-2S iron-sulfur cluster binding domain-containing protein — MPRAGSSSRRCGISATSTRSTACITRARSKERWLMPDTPLINLTIDGHKITVPPGTLIVEAAKTVGIEIPVFCYHHKLDPVGACRLCLVDFSPGPPRPQTACTTPVAEGMVVRTQSAMAVQARADILEFELVNHPLDCPVCDKGGECPLQDFTFRHGYPTSRIDGPRLHFKKPIPLSANIALDRERCVLCYRCTRYYDEVAWEQELTVGQRGVESFITSQFDQPLQSVFSGNIIDLCPVGALTSRVWRFESRPWDLTSTESVCSKCAVGCNVTLWQRRGQLVRVTSRENDDIDEGWICDRGRFDYTDVNDPARLRVPTVRGAKATWADALTELAAGIKGKGPKLGISLPQDLTNEEAFLFRRLLDGPLRGAKVKMHGRTALPAPAQGDGALRIKDIDDARVIVIVASDTETDVPIINLRVKKAVGKRGAKLIVIHPDGVDLDRNQHTVHIRNAAGSAAAEVRRLAEHEILKHPDGPVAILYGDGRGTEDATDLAAACGELAAAVGGKAMPLYRGTNERGGLALGVAGWDSLDGVEALLIWGPPPTAGVPASARFVAAWDHLPRPEHQGAAVLLPATTFAERQGSYTNVEGQVQFLRPPIAVQPPLKESWEVLCELGAALGLDLEYPGVFPIQREIASRVPALAALAQPPSPEPLPPPVLLGPSRP, encoded by the coding sequence ATGCCGCGGGCTGGGTCATCGAGTCGACGATGCGGCATTTCCGCGACGAGTACGAGGAGCACTGCCTGCATCACGCGTGCTCGGTCCAAGGAGCGCTGGCTCATGCCTGATACGCCTTTGATCAACCTGACCATCGACGGCCACAAGATCACCGTGCCCCCCGGCACGCTCATCGTCGAGGCGGCGAAGACCGTCGGGATCGAGATCCCCGTCTTCTGCTACCACCACAAGCTCGACCCGGTCGGAGCCTGCCGCCTGTGCCTGGTCGACTTCTCGCCCGGACCGCCGCGCCCGCAGACCGCCTGCACGACGCCGGTCGCGGAGGGCATGGTCGTGCGGACGCAGAGCGCCATGGCCGTGCAGGCCCGCGCCGACATCCTCGAGTTCGAGCTGGTCAACCACCCTCTCGACTGCCCGGTCTGCGACAAGGGCGGCGAGTGCCCGCTGCAGGACTTCACGTTCCGCCACGGCTACCCGACCAGCCGCATCGACGGCCCACGCCTGCATTTCAAGAAGCCCATCCCTCTGTCGGCGAACATCGCGCTCGACCGCGAGCGCTGCGTGCTGTGCTACCGCTGCACGCGCTACTACGACGAGGTCGCCTGGGAGCAGGAGCTGACCGTCGGCCAGCGCGGCGTGGAATCGTTCATCACGAGCCAGTTCGACCAGCCACTGCAGTCGGTCTTCAGCGGCAACATCATCGACCTGTGCCCGGTCGGCGCATTGACCTCCCGCGTCTGGCGCTTCGAGTCGCGTCCCTGGGACCTGACGAGCACCGAGAGCGTCTGCTCGAAATGCGCCGTCGGCTGCAACGTGACGCTGTGGCAGCGCCGCGGGCAGCTGGTGCGCGTCACCTCGCGAGAGAACGACGACATCGACGAGGGCTGGATCTGCGACCGCGGCCGGTTCGACTACACGGATGTCAACGACCCGGCCCGCCTGCGCGTGCCGACCGTGCGCGGGGCCAAGGCGACCTGGGCCGACGCCCTGACGGAGCTCGCCGCCGGGATCAAGGGCAAGGGCCCGAAGCTGGGCATCTCCTTGCCCCAGGACCTGACCAACGAGGAGGCCTTCCTCTTCCGCCGGCTCCTCGACGGCCCGCTGCGCGGCGCCAAGGTGAAGATGCACGGCCGCACCGCGCTGCCGGCTCCGGCGCAGGGCGACGGCGCCCTCCGCATCAAGGACATCGATGACGCGCGCGTGATCGTCATCGTCGCCTCCGACACCGAGACCGACGTCCCGATCATCAACCTGCGGGTCAAGAAGGCGGTCGGCAAGCGCGGCGCCAAGCTCATCGTCATCCATCCCGACGGCGTCGATCTCGACCGCAACCAGCACACCGTGCACATCCGCAACGCGGCGGGTTCGGCGGCGGCTGAGGTGCGCCGGCTGGCCGAGCACGAAATCCTGAAGCACCCCGACGGCCCGGTGGCGATCCTCTACGGCGACGGCCGCGGGACCGAGGATGCGACCGACCTGGCGGCGGCGTGCGGCGAGCTGGCGGCCGCGGTCGGAGGCAAGGCCATGCCGCTGTATCGCGGCACCAACGAGCGCGGCGGCCTGGCGCTCGGCGTCGCCGGCTGGGACTCGCTCGACGGCGTGGAGGCGCTCTTGATCTGGGGCCCGCCTCCGACCGCCGGCGTTCCCGCGTCGGCTCGTTTCGTCGCCGCCTGGGACCACCTGCCGCGGCCCGAGCACCAGGGCGCCGCCGTCCTCCTCCCCGCCACCACGTTCGCCGAGCGGCAGGGCAGCTACACCAACGTCGAAGGGCAGGTTCAGTTCCTGCGCCCGCCGATCGCGGTCCAGCCGCCGCTGAAGGAGTCGTGGGAGGTGCTGTGCGAGCTGGGAGCGGCGCTCGGGTTGGACCTCGAGTACCCTGGCGTCTTCCCCATTCAGCGCGAGATCGCAAGCCGGGTCCCCGCCCTCGCGGCCCTGGCCCAGCCGCCGTCGCCCGAGCCGCTGCCGCCGCCGGTCCTGCTCGGACCCTCCCGCCCGTGA